A window of the Tenebrio molitor chromosome 1, icTenMoli1.1, whole genome shotgun sequence genome harbors these coding sequences:
- the LOC138130709 gene encoding prostaglandin reductase 1-like, whose product MLNVAPRRLLGGCANNVLDKMVKAKKYVFEKQFVGLPKATDLKLVEEELPPLKDGEFLSEAVYLSVDPYMRSYAPRLTLGTTFIGSQVAKVTESKNPKFPVGKYIVGEFGWRTHTVSNGQPLLSGFPVAWLVPDLDGLPQSLPLGVLGMPGNTAYFGFLELCKPKAGETVAVSGAAGAVGSLVGQIAKIKGCKVIGIAGSDEKGKWLVDELKFDKFLNYKDTDFDKKLAAAAPNGIDCYFDNVGGELSTKILNKMNLFGRISVCGAISGYNDASAARVSPVQPALVFKQLKMEGFIVHRWLDRWFEGIQQNKQWIKEGKLKYRETVTEGFDKMFDAFVDMLQGGNTGKAIIKV is encoded by the exons ATGTTAAACGTTGCTCCTAGACGTTTATTGGGCGGGTGTGCTAACAACGTTCTGGACAAAATGGTCAAGGCGAAGAAATACGTGTTCGAGAAGCAATTCGTGGGTTTGCCCAAAGCGACCGACTTGAAGCTGGTCGAGGAGGAGTTGCCACCACTGAAGGACGGAG AATTCCTGTCGGAGGCGGTGTATCTGAGCGTCGACCCTTACATGCGATCCTACGCCCCTCGGCTGACTCTCGGCACGACTTTCATCGGTTCTCAAGTGGCCAA GGTCACCGAGAGCAAAAATCCCAAATTCCCGGTGGGCAAATACATCGTGGGTGAATTCGGCTGGCGCACCCACACCGTTTCCAACGGGCAACCCTTGCTCAGCGGGTTCCCGGTTGCTTGGCTGGTCCCAGATCTCGACGGACTACCCCAGTCGCTCCCTTTGGGAGTGTTGGGAATGCCGGG AAACACAGCCTACTTCGGGTTCCTCGAACTGTGCAAACCCAAAGCTGGGGAGACCGTGGCGGTGAGCGGAGCTGCCGGCGCGGTGGGAAGCCTCGTCGGTCAAATCGCCAAAATTAAAGGGTGCAAGGTGATCGGAATCGCCGGGTCTGACGAGAAGGGCAAGTGGTTGGTGGATGAGTTGAAATTCGACAAGTTCCTCAACTACAAGGACACAGACTTCGACAAGAAGCTGGCGGCGGCGGCGCCCAACGGCATCGACTGCTACTTCGACAACGTCGGAGGAGAGCTCAGCACCAAGATCCTCAACAAGATGAATCTGTTCGGGCGCATTTCCGTCTGCGGGGCCATCTCGGGGTACAACGACGCGTCTGCCGCCAGAG TCAGTCCGGTACAACCCGCGCTCGTCTTCAAACAGTTGAAGATGGAAGGGTTCATCGTGCACAGGTGGCTGGACAGATGGTTCGAAGGGATCCAGCAGAACAAGCAGTGGATCAAGGAGGGCAAGTTGAAGTACAGGGAGACCGTCACTGAAGGGTTCGACAAGATGTTCGACGCGTTTGTCGACATGCTGCAAGGAGGCAACACCGGAAAAGCAATTATTAAagtctga